One window from the genome of Scyliorhinus torazame isolate Kashiwa2021f chromosome 3, sScyTor2.1, whole genome shotgun sequence encodes:
- the LOC140408484 gene encoding interleukin-8-like — MNSKDTLVVLALLALGVLSIQAASIGNTGMNLRCQCIKTHSKFIHPKHIENIEIIPSGPHCGNVEIIATFKSTNRVCLHPEAGWVKRVIDRMIKHSKKMN, encoded by the exons ATGAACAGCAAAGATACTCTCGTTGTTCTTGCCCTCCTGGCACTGGGTGTGTTATCCATACAAG CTGCATCAATTGGAAACACAGGAATGAACCTACGCTGCCAGTGTATCAAAACACATTCAAAATTCATCCACCCTAAGCACATCGAGAACATCGAAATTATACCAAGTGGTCCTCACTGTGGGAACGTCGAAATTAT TGCCACCTTTAAAAGTACGAATCGTGTGTGTCTCCATCCTGAAGCTGGCTGGGTGAAGAGAGTTATTGACAGGATGATCAAACA TTCCAAGAAGATGAATTAA